A genomic window from Candidatus Poribacteria bacterium includes:
- a CDS encoding bifunctional precorrin-2 dehydrogenase/sirohydrochlorin ferrochelatase — MFYPSYINLQDRKCLVVGGGTVAERKVVAMLLSGGDVTVISPDATELLTFLSDIGTIRWHKRQLKSGDTEGYFLVCAATDFTDINSAVFTEAHEKNKIHLVNVVDVIPQCTFAAASVVTDGDLMLSISTSGKSPATSRRIREYLEQMLNATSLYTLGYEDGEPVPIENQGLPYPVYLLLENRTCIVFCEERTPEIERRISLLHQCGASVLGPTPDEMEPHHFEDAFLVIADKSFAVSASYGSEGTFIREYLDEPDAGTHFTPELIIDDNLIISISARSSASIDKVKRLHKKLANRFENSGYGAFIEFLGTRRSEILKAFPTPKKRADFFETLINTVEDAVSGLQTPPTTCCLGLTNPECSAECLFNWVRNGNLERANTFTAKLLDKADKGC, encoded by the coding sequence ATGTTTTATCCTTCATACATAAACCTTCAGGACCGGAAATGCCTCGTTGTCGGTGGTGGCACCGTCGCGGAGCGGAAAGTCGTCGCTATGCTGCTCAGTGGTGGCGATGTCACCGTAATCAGTCCAGACGCAACGGAATTACTAACCTTCCTTTCAGATATCGGCACAATCCGCTGGCACAAGCGGCAGCTGAAATCTGGCGATACAGAAGGCTATTTTCTCGTCTGTGCAGCCACCGATTTCACTGATATTAATAGTGCTGTTTTCACAGAAGCGCACGAAAAAAATAAAATTCACTTAGTCAATGTTGTTGATGTTATCCCCCAATGCACCTTTGCCGCTGCTTCTGTCGTAACCGATGGCGACCTCATGCTGAGCATCTCAACGAGTGGCAAAAGCCCAGCGACGAGTCGCCGTATCCGTGAATATCTTGAGCAGATGCTGAACGCCACTTCGTTATACACACTCGGATACGAAGATGGCGAACCGGTACCGATCGAAAATCAGGGACTGCCCTATCCAGTCTATCTCCTATTGGAAAATCGCACATGTATCGTCTTCTGTGAAGAAAGAACGCCAGAAATTGAACGCCGTATCTCATTGCTACATCAGTGTGGTGCGTCTGTGTTAGGTCCGACACCCGACGAAATGGAACCGCATCACTTTGAAGATGCATTCCTTGTGATTGCAGATAAATCTTTTGCTGTAAGCGCGTCTTATGGAAGTGAAGGTACTTTCATTCGAGAATACCTTGATGAACCAGATGCTGGCACCCACTTCACTCCTGAACTCATAATAGATGACAATCTAATAATCAGTATATCGGCTCGGAGCAGCGCAAGCATTGACAAGGTGAAACGCCTGCATAAAAAACTCGCAAACCGGTTTGAAAACAGCGGTTACGGTGCATTTATTGAATTCCTTGGAACACGCCGCTCTGAGATTCTCAAGGCTTTTCCAACGCCTAAAAAGCGTGCCGATTTCTTTGAAACACTCATCAATACCGTTGAAGATGCGGTATCGGGGTTACAAACCCCTCCTACAACATGCTGTCTCGGTCTCACAAATCCTGAATGTTCTGCCGAATGCCTTTTCAACTGGGTTCGGAACGGCAACTTGGAACGCGCCAACACCTTTACCGCCAAACTGCTTGACAAAGCGGACAAGGGTTGTTAA
- a CDS encoding polyprenyl synthetase family protein — protein MSNFDQIVELIADDLSAIEAKLTEHTASEYTFVDLAVQHVVEGGGKRLRPILVVLSAKVCGYQGSDAHTLAAVVELIHVASLVHDDVLDEAAIRRGRETLQTKWGNKVAVLVGDYLHARVLSMLVARRSDDPAMAILADTTQAMCEGEVIHAYKSGDFDISEDEYLKIISFKTGKLIAASCTLGAHLGNPTDTQQIEALTVYGQQIGTAFQIVDDLLDFTEDSDKLGKDAFGDLREGKLTFPIIYARTVCNDSEKQMLEKMLHPDTDETEAIAFVESLFQRYGVEPHCLKVAQGYADRAKAALAIFPETPARTALAELADHVVSRES, from the coding sequence ATGTCCAACTTCGATCAAATTGTTGAATTAATTGCCGACGACCTCAGTGCTATTGAAGCGAAACTCACCGAGCATACCGCGAGCGAATACACTTTTGTTGACCTGGCGGTCCAACATGTTGTAGAGGGTGGCGGTAAACGACTCCGTCCGATTCTCGTTGTGCTTTCTGCCAAAGTCTGCGGCTATCAAGGCAGCGATGCACACACACTTGCTGCTGTTGTGGAACTCATCCATGTTGCATCGCTCGTTCATGACGATGTACTTGACGAAGCTGCGATCCGCCGTGGGCGTGAAACGTTACAGACGAAATGGGGTAATAAGGTCGCTGTCCTCGTCGGAGATTACCTGCATGCCCGGGTCCTTTCTATGCTTGTGGCTCGCCGCTCTGATGATCCAGCGATGGCGATCCTCGCCGATACGACGCAGGCGATGTGTGAAGGTGAGGTTATACACGCATATAAGAGCGGTGATTTTGACATCTCCGAAGACGAGTACCTCAAGATTATCAGTTTCAAAACCGGCAAACTGATCGCTGCGTCCTGCACCCTTGGTGCGCATCTCGGAAACCCAACAGATACACAGCAGATCGAGGCACTCACAGTCTATGGACAACAGATCGGAACCGCTTTCCAGATTGTGGATGACCTGCTTGATTTCACAGAAGATTCTGATAAGTTGGGGAAAGATGCGTTCGGTGACCTCCGCGAGGGAAAACTCACATTTCCTATTATCTATGCGCGAACGGTCTGCAATGACAGTGAGAAGCAGATGCTTGAAAAAATGCTGCACCCTGACACGGATGAAACCGAGGCAATCGCTTTTGTCGAATCTCTGTTCCAACGCTACGGTGTTGAGCCTCATTGTCTGAAAGTTGCCCAAGGCTACGCTGACCGCGCCAAAGCAGCGTTAGCAATCTTTCCTGAAACACCTGCCCGGACCGCCTTAGCAGAACTCGCAGACCACGTCGTTTCACGCGAGTCATGA
- the hemL gene encoding glutamate-1-semialdehyde 2,1-aminomutase produces MESSKSLAAWQKSQQFIPGGVNSPVRNFSKVGGHPRFIARGEGSKVYDIDGNEYIDYVASWGPLVLGHAHPSVIEAIRSTALDGTSFGAPTTRETELAETIVNAVPSIEQVRLVNSGTEATMSAIRVARGYTGRDKILKIDGCYHGHVDYLLAKAGSGVATFGLSDSGGVPEDFARNTLTVPFNDPEAVREAVEANPDEIACLILEPIMGNMGIIPPHEGYLNQLREITEEYGIVLIFDEVITGFRVAYGGAQFYYNVTPDMTCLGKIIGGGLPVGAYGGKQDIMRCVAPEGDVYQAGTLSGNPLAVTAGITTLKKLAEPGVYEHLESSAAALAEGLAEVTQKHGIDAWHSRVGSMLMLYFTSETVTDADGARTADTERYQQYFWGLVERGIYVAPSQFEAGFVSLVHSDEDINATIEAATQVLTNLS; encoded by the coding sequence TTGGAGAGTAGTAAATCCTTAGCCGCATGGCAAAAATCACAACAATTTATCCCCGGCGGAGTCAATAGTCCTGTCCGAAACTTCAGCAAAGTCGGTGGACATCCCCGTTTCATTGCCCGCGGCGAGGGTTCAAAAGTATACGACATTGATGGAAACGAATACATTGATTATGTTGCTTCTTGGGGTCCGTTGGTTTTGGGGCATGCACATCCGAGTGTTATAGAGGCTATTCGTTCGACAGCATTGGACGGGACCAGTTTTGGGGCACCGACGACACGAGAGACAGAACTCGCCGAAACCATTGTAAACGCGGTGCCTTCGATTGAACAGGTACGCCTTGTCAACTCTGGCACCGAAGCAACGATGAGCGCAATCCGTGTCGCTCGTGGATACACTGGTCGTGATAAAATCCTCAAAATCGATGGCTGCTATCACGGTCATGTGGATTACCTATTGGCAAAAGCTGGCTCGGGTGTCGCGACATTTGGCCTTTCTGATAGCGGTGGTGTCCCGGAAGATTTCGCACGCAATACGCTCACCGTGCCTTTTAACGACCCTGAGGCTGTACGCGAAGCAGTGGAAGCCAATCCGGACGAAATTGCCTGTCTCATTCTCGAACCGATTATGGGCAATATGGGCATCATCCCACCACATGAGGGTTACCTCAATCAACTCCGTGAGATCACTGAAGAATACGGCATTGTGCTTATCTTCGATGAAGTCATCACCGGTTTTCGGGTGGCTTATGGCGGTGCCCAATTCTACTACAACGTTACGCCTGATATGACCTGTTTAGGAAAGATTATCGGGGGTGGTTTGCCTGTTGGAGCGTACGGTGGAAAACAGGACATCATGAGGTGTGTGGCACCGGAAGGCGATGTCTATCAGGCAGGGACACTGTCCGGCAATCCGTTAGCCGTTACCGCAGGGATAACAACCCTGAAAAAGCTCGCTGAACCGGGGGTTTATGAACACCTCGAAAGCAGTGCGGCTGCTCTCGCGGAAGGTCTCGCTGAGGTAACCCAAAAACACGGCATTGATGCGTGGCATAGTCGAGTCGGGTCGATGTTGATGCTCTACTTTACATCGGAAACCGTCACGGATGCTGATGGTGCCCGCACAGCGGATACTGAACGTTACCAGCAATATTTTTGGGGACTCGTAGAGCGTGGCATCTATGTTGCCCCGTCCCAATTTGAGGCAGGATTTGTCTCCTTAGTCCACTCCGACGAGGATATCAACGCAACCATTGAAGCCGCAACACAGGTACTGACGAATCTCTCTTAA
- the hemB gene encoding porphobilinogen synthase, whose product MSTFPVYRPRRLRANENLRRLIRETTLSVDDLIYPMFVVHGHNTTTEISAMPGCYQYSVDTLVTAAKELAALGIPGTILFGIPEAKDALGTEAYADDGIIQQAVRAIKDAVPDLLVMTDVCLCEYTDHGHCGVIEAGEVQNDPTLELLVKESLSHARAGADVIAPSDMMDGRVGAIREALDENGYETVPIMAYSAKYASAFYGPFREAAESTPQFGDRRSYQMDPANAEEALREVALDIQEGADVLMVKPALSYLDVIHRVKTEFQVPVAAYNVSGEYAMIKAAAQNGWVDEERVALEVLNSIKRAGADMILTYFAKSVVEWLKD is encoded by the coding sequence ATGAGCACCTTCCCTGTCTATCGTCCAAGGCGACTTCGCGCGAATGAGAACCTGCGGCGGCTGATTCGTGAGACAACGCTCTCTGTTGATGATCTCATCTATCCGATGTTCGTCGTTCATGGACATAATACCACAACCGAAATTTCAGCAATGCCTGGATGTTACCAATACTCTGTTGACACCCTCGTCACTGCTGCAAAAGAACTCGCCGCACTCGGAATCCCCGGAACAATCCTCTTCGGAATTCCAGAGGCGAAAGACGCACTCGGTACTGAGGCATACGCCGACGACGGTATCATTCAGCAGGCGGTCCGAGCAATTAAAGATGCCGTGCCTGATCTGCTTGTGATGACAGATGTCTGTCTCTGTGAATACACCGATCACGGGCATTGCGGTGTCATTGAGGCTGGCGAAGTACAAAACGATCCAACACTGGAGTTGCTCGTTAAGGAGAGTCTATCGCATGCCCGCGCCGGTGCCGATGTCATCGCGCCTTCAGATATGATGGATGGTCGTGTCGGGGCAATTCGCGAGGCGTTGGACGAAAACGGGTATGAAACCGTCCCGATTATGGCATATTCTGCCAAATATGCTTCTGCCTTTTACGGACCTTTTCGTGAAGCGGCGGAATCTACACCCCAGTTTGGTGACCGACGTTCCTATCAGATGGATCCGGCAAATGCAGAGGAAGCATTGCGTGAGGTTGCATTGGACATTCAAGAGGGCGCGGACGTTCTTATGGTGAAACCTGCCCTCTCCTATCTGGATGTCATTCATCGGGTCAAAACAGAATTTCAGGTGCCTGTTGCCGCTTACAACGTCAGCGGTGAATACGCCATGATTAAAGCAGCGGCGCAGAACGGTTGGGTAGACGAGGAACGGGTCGCTTTGGAAGTACTCAACAGTATCAAGCGCGCAGGTGCTGATATGATTTTAACCTATTTCGCAAAGTCAGTTGTAGAGTGGCTAAAAGACTAA
- a CDS encoding Gfo/Idh/MocA family oxidoreductase — MDKLKIAHIGTGRRGAGTYLPLISKLTDDLELVAVCDPREESVTEQGEKYNTPAYTDTEQMLDTVKPDICAIVITPSNNHIPGLLCSERGVSYCTETPIDTDLGWADKMIASAQANGIKLEVNENYYRVPTERIKREMILAGVFGKVNVAYNDFRGHGYHGIGLIRSYVGFDNEPVQVYGFRKGYDVQDHIWRQGQPKRDTEDWQHAVIEFADGAVGIFNFSSLSYGSPLRGFNGSKFYAERGMCFRNDAVILNEDADEQRAINISRRTNTVDGYETLAALVADTEPQVVWENPLQNYPLSDGEITVASELMSLVNAVRNDTEPEYGAYNGRKDREIDVAMARSWSNNGAPVIFPFEYEKR; from the coding sequence GTGGATAAACTCAAAATCGCGCATATTGGTACAGGCAGACGCGGTGCAGGAACCTACCTTCCCCTTATCTCAAAGTTGACAGACGACTTAGAACTCGTCGCCGTTTGCGATCCACGCGAAGAGAGTGTTACTGAACAGGGTGAGAAATACAACACCCCTGCTTACACAGACACTGAGCAGATGTTGGACACGGTGAAACCTGATATCTGCGCAATCGTGATTACACCCAGCAACAATCATATTCCGGGCTTGCTTTGTTCTGAACGGGGTGTCAGTTATTGCACTGAAACACCGATTGATACCGATCTCGGATGGGCAGACAAGATGATCGCGTCCGCACAGGCGAACGGCATAAAATTGGAAGTCAACGAAAACTATTACCGGGTACCTACGGAGCGAATAAAACGGGAAATGATTCTCGCAGGGGTCTTCGGCAAGGTCAACGTCGCCTACAATGACTTCCGAGGGCACGGCTATCACGGTATTGGGCTTATCCGCAGCTACGTCGGTTTTGACAATGAACCCGTGCAGGTTTACGGTTTCCGAAAAGGGTATGATGTCCAGGACCACATCTGGCGGCAAGGACAGCCCAAGCGCGACACTGAGGATTGGCAACATGCTGTCATTGAGTTTGCAGACGGTGCTGTTGGGATTTTCAATTTCAGTAGTCTCTCCTACGGCTCGCCCCTGCGAGGCTTTAACGGCTCGAAGTTCTATGCAGAACGCGGGATGTGTTTCCGAAATGATGCCGTCATCTTGAATGAAGATGCTGATGAGCAGCGTGCAATTAACATCTCACGTAGAACGAATACTGTTGACGGCTACGAAACCTTAGCCGCGCTTGTTGCTGATACTGAACCCCAAGTGGTGTGGGAGAATCCACTGCAAAATTATCCACTCAGTGACGGTGAGATCACTGTTGCATCGGAACTGATGAGTCTCGTCAATGCCGTTCGCAACGACACAGAGCCTGAATATGGTGCTTACAACGGTCGTAAGGATCGGGAGATTGATGTTGCGATGGCACGTTCATGGTCAAACAACGGGGCACCTGTTATCTTCCCCTTTGAATATGAGAAACGCTAA